TGAGTTTTCAGCTCCAAGAACCCCTCAAAAAAATGCCATAGTTAAAAGGAAGAACAGATTTTTGCTTGGCATGGGAAGAGTAATGTTGCACTCAGCTAGACTCAGTGAAAAATTCTGGGCTGAAGCTTTGAACACTGCATGCTATGTGTCAAATAGAGTTTTTCTCAGGAGTGACATTGATCAAACTGCATATGAAATCTGGAAAGGGAAAAGGTCAAATGTTGGTCACTTTCATGTGTTTGGAAGTCCTTGTCACATTCTCAGGGAAGGTGAAAGTCTCAATAAGTTTGTCTCCAGAACTGATCCAGGTATCTTTATTGGTTATGATGTGAACAGTTCAGCTTATAGGATATAcaataaaataacaaaaagagTTATTGTTACTGTTAATGTGTCGGTTAATGATATGCCTAGTAGTCAGGTTTATGAAAGCACAGCTTACTTGATGGAGAAGAAAGACAATGATAGGAATGGATCAActaatgatgaagatgaaaatcTCATACATGTGTCACAAAAAAGAATTGGGTTTAAGAAAGTTCAGAAACACCATGATCCAAGTGATGTGATCAGAAAGTTGAATGATGGAATTCAAACCAGAAATAAGACTTCTCAAGGTGATCAGCTAGAAAAAGCCTTGACCTGCTTTGTTGAAACTCATGACAAAGAATCAAATATCATAGGTTGTTGTGGATTTGTTTCTCTGGTGGAACCCAAAACAGTGAAAGAGGCTTTGACAGACGTGGACTGGACTCTAGCCATGCAAGATGAGCTAAATCAGTTCACAAAAAATCAAGTGTGGGAACTTGTTCCAAGGCCTGAAGACTCAAATGTTGTTGGAACTAAATGGATATTCAGAAACAAGTCAGATGAACATGGTACTGTTGTGAGAAACAAAGCCAGACTGGTGGCACATGGTTACTCTCAGAATGAAGGATTGGATTATGAAAaaacatttgcacctgttgccaGAATGGAATCAGTAAGATTGTTAATAGCTATTTCTTGTCACCTGAAGTTTAAGTTCTATCAAATGGATGTCAAAACAACATTTCTGAATGGCGTTATAGATAAGGAGGTATTTGTAGAACAACCGAAAGGATTTATTGATCCTCATCATCCTGATTATGTCTACAAGTTACAGAAAGCCctttatggtcttaaacaggcTCCAAGGGCATGATATGACCGTCTCTCTAGTCATCTAATTAATCAAGGTTATGTTAGAGGATCCATTGACATAACTTTGtttgttaaaaatttaaaagatgattttattgtggcaCATGTTTATGTAGACGATATTGTTTTTGGCTCTACCTCAGATAAACTAGTTACAGACTTTGCTTCTGTCATGACTAGTGAATTTGAGGTGAGCAATCTAGGTGAATTGACATTTTTTCTTAGTTTGCAAGTCAAACAGATGAACTCTGGGATGTTTCTTTCATAAACAAAGTATGCAAAAAATTTAGTGAAGAAGTTTGGTTTGTCAAGCAAGAAAGTGGTGAACAATCCAATGAGTACAACTATGAAACTACATGAGGACAAGGAAGACAAATCAGTGGATCCGACTCTCTATCGCAGTATGATAAGAAGCTTACTCTATCTCACTGCCAGTAGACCAGACATCTCCTTCAGTGTTGGAGTATGCGCTAGGTTCCAAGCCAATCCCAAAGAATCACACTTAGAAGCTGTAAAAAGAGTTATTAGATACGTGTCCGGTACAACACATTGTGGTATCTTTTACACTAATGAATCTAATGCAGAAATTGCAGTCTACTCTGATGCAGATTGAGGAGGAAGTATGAAAGATGGAAAAAGCACTTCTGGATGATGTTTTTTCTTAGGAACAAATTTAGTGGCTTGGCATAGTAAAAAACCAATTTGTATTTCACTCTCTACAGCTGAGTCTGAGTATGTTGCCGCTAGAAGCTGTTGTACACAAATGATATGGATATATGAAACAAATGCTCAAAGACTATGGCCTGCTACAAGGAAAGCTCACAATATTCTGTGATAACACCAGTGCTATAAGCATtgccaaaaatcatgtccagCACTCTCGGACCAAGCCCATTGATCTCATGTATCATTATATTCGCGACTTAGTTGAAAAAGACATCCTTGAGTTGTGCTTTATTGAAACAGAAAAACAACTTGCTGATATTTTAACTAAACCTCTTGATACAGCTCATTTTGAATACTTACGGAATGCTCTTGGCATTCGCACTGAGCCTTGAACCAGTCATTGCATCACATACTCAAATAAAGCTCCAACTAATAATcatatgtgatgtagacttACTGGAGCTTAGCTTGACATGTTGTTGGATTGTGCTCTTTTTTACTCTACTATTTTTTCTCTaagagtttgcttgttttTCCTGATTCTGGATTGTGCAATTGATTAACACTCATGTATCTTGTGTATCAGTTAGATGAACTGACGTATGACTTTTGTAGTGGAAATCtagctgaaaaaaaaattatacccTCCAGGAGCTACAAGGGGGGATTTGAacacacaaattttttttttacaaaagtaTCTTGATACTGAAGTCCGACAAGGCTATTCCTAAAGTAACCACTGCTTTGGTTAAGACCTAATTAGGGTGGTGGGATAGAAACGGGAATGGTTTGGTCCATTGGAGGTTGGTAGGTAGAGATTTCCAACTTGAGTCTCGGGGTTTATGGTGTCCTTGTTACACCTAGCACCCTAAAGTCATCTGACTTGGGAATGTTCCCTGCCGCTTGCTACATAAGTTGTTGAATCAGACTATAGAAGAGTGTTACAGAATGTTATAAGGGAGAGTGTTGTTTGTTCAATTGCCAAAACTACTCAGCTTTGATTCAGTCTCCATATTGTCAAATCTATGCTCTTTCGTCTGATGCAGTTGAAATCATAGTGTTACTCTATTGTTTCAGTTGATAGATTCCATATCACAAGCTTAGTTGAAAGGTGCCATGGTGTAGTGAATAATTGCTTTTCCTTTCTCTTGTTGATGTGCTTTGCCTATGACCTATAACCTATTAATAATTGAATTTATGTTCATACACATTATTGCATAATGGTTGTTTCTCAAGGCTTAGTGGTTATTCCAATGGTACTCTCAATGTCAGAATCTTATCCTCAAGTTTAGTTTTGATTGGCAATTTGTTCTCCTAACTCAAACACGGTTTCAAACTAGTCTTGTTACACTTGTCGATTTGGTCTGTGTGCTTGGTTAAGAGATGACGATTCAGTGGATCATTCCTGACGGTTCCGGTTCTTGGACCATAGCCCACTTTGCCGCTTCAGTTGCTCTCATGCTCAGTTTAAAAAGGACTCTACCTCTTCCATTTTCATTCATTAACCCTAatttctttctaggttttggtTTTGCTCGTGCAGGTCTCAAGAGAATGAGAAAGCTGAAAAATACTCGTATGTCTTCCAATGGATCATCTAGCCGCTCAAAGCGTCGCCGTTCCTCCTCTCCTCCATCTCATCCTGATGGGACATATCTTCTCCCCATCTTTCCTCCTGGCATCTGGATTCGCCCTGTGGAGCCTCAtgttcctcctccaccaaacATGGAGGGATACACATGTATGATCCCTCCTTGCCGCTTTGAGAGAGAACCCTGGCGTCCTCAAGTCCCTCCTGAGCAGAACACCAGAGAAGCATTTGGCACGTATCTCATGCTTTTGGAGGAAAACATGTGCACCTCTGTCACATCTATCTTGGATTGTCTTGATACCTTCACTCAAGTTCAGGTGCAGTTGCAGGAGCAAATGCTCACTATTCAAGCTCTTCTTCATTTGGTGTTTCCCCATGGGGCAGTGGATCCTTCTACTCCTGCAGTTCATACAACCACTATTGCTCCTGCTGCTCCAGCTATTGATCCATGGGATGCTGCTGCTCAATCTCCTAATGCTCCATTCGTAGGCTAGCCAGGCTGGAACTCAAAGGCAGTCATATTCAATGAGGGAGAATTTGAAGCATGCCAgtgtttctttgttgtttctgtttggtttcattttttaaagaaacacatttcGGTTTATTTTGAAcatctttgtttattagtaaTGTTCAGTTATTTTGTAAGTGCATAAGCACAAATACCTTGGTCTGATCATTTAAATTTCGTTTTGTTATTTAGAGAATGGAAAGGATGGAAATTGATCCCTATATTCTCAAACTTCATTATTTCATGGTTATGTGCATATCTGGTTGGTTTGTGGTCTTTTGAGTTTTGCAGGTTATGCTTTAATGAGTTGAATATGAATGACAATGGGGGAGAATGAAGGTATTGGTTTTCCTAGTCAACTCAGGAACTGTGCAAAACTCGAACCCTGTGAGatctttttttctcttatcTAACTGTGTTTATTCTTGGTAAAATTGTTTGTGGTTATCGTTTATGGGGGAGCCTATAATTGTGGGGAAGTTCGAGGTTCAAGGAACTGAGGCACTATCCTAGTTTGGTTCAGTTTGAtaattaaattttctttttctggaaACATGTTCCCTGGTCTTCTGCTTGTACAtatactttttcttcttttctggaAACATGTCTCTTGTTCTTTTTCCTTAATCTTGGCAACAGATACATAGGCTTCCTTGATAGTTAATAGCTGCTAGTTCTTTGTCTTTGTTCAAATATATGTACCTGTGTTTGATATTCTATGCAGGATTGATAAAGTTGTGCACATTCTAGAGCGTTAAGAAGTCTGGAACAAACTCATCTTGCATCCTGTGTTGCTTGAGTGATTTTGTGAAGAACAAAATAGCATAGATCGTTGAGAAATCTGTCAAAGGAAAGGAGGATACATGTGAAGAGAATCAAGGCTGTGACAAGGAGCTCTTGTTCTCTGAGAGAGGTTGCAACTATATTGTAGAGTTGCTCATCAGATCCTACTGTGTTAGAGTAGGTGGTTCATTCATCTTAATTGTGGAATAAAATTAAGATAATTTGAACTATAGCAGTGTTATAGTGCTATTTGGTGTATTCATCTGGTTGTGTGATAGAACCGGATATTTGTTATCCCTTGTGTATCTTCAAATCAATTCATTTACAGATCATAGTGCTTTTTCCCTCATTGAGGTTTTTGCACTGTGAATTAATcctttggttttgtaattgTAATGGTTTTTCTAAGCTCCTAGGTACtttcaaaatgaaatcatAACCTTTTAGAAACTATGCATTCAAAAATGCAATTCATTTACATAAATCAGTAGCATGGTTTCCAAAATTTCCATCACATAACATAAATATTTTGCATTTGGAACTTTATGCCTACTTAGCACAATTGCAAACAAGATACTTTTTGCCTAATGTAGCCTTAATAAACATCTCATCCTCTTTGTTACTGAAAAATCACCCATAATCAAGTAGATAACCAAGTCAAAATCCTCTCCTTTCATTCTCATCGAGTTCCAGTTATAAACCAAACTAATCGATAAAGGGTCAATCAAAAAGTCAAAAcgctaaaaaaaaaagatatttgACATCAATTCATCTTAGTAGTACAGAAGGagccaaacaatctcaaaaccCAATTTTTTCCGGTACCTTGTTGCTAACCTTGATCAACGGCTTACGTTTGCAGCGAAATATTGTTTCATAAGGAGATGCGAAGTAGAAAAAGGGAAGACGAAGACGAGGGGATAGAGAACCTTAATCGGTGACTTCCGGCGGCGGGTATCCGTCTTTGCTGAGTATTATCTCCAGGTTCATAAGAGGGAGAGGTTGTGAAATATGGTGGAAGAGAGGGTTTGGGGAGTGAGAGATTTGAATGATCTGGGTTTTCTTTTGATTACAAGAGAGAGGGTCTCGGTTTTCTTTCGATGAAGAGAGAGGGCATGGGTTGAAGAAAGATCTATAACCTATAAcccattttaattaaaaatgatTAAAGATTATGAGATAATGTGTTTTTATTCATTTTGTACTTCTTTTTTCTCAACCATTGGATTTTAAATGGGCTGATCCTAAGGCCATTGTGCAAATAATCCCGAACGGGACTCAGCACGTCATTGTCCACCTATACATGTTGCCCCGTTTTTTCCAGGGTTTGGGTCGGGTTTTGGGCTAGCCCTGCCCATTTTAATTAGACGGTAGCTAGATCAAATATATCAAGGTCACATGCAATATTGATATCACATAATAGATATTTTCTGACTATACGAATTTTTTTAGGATGTAAATAGTTTCATTCAAATAAGAGCTAAACAGACCAAATACTCTACACATCCAGCCGTTACCACATCACGGTAAACAAGTATTTATGGCTCGAGCCACTACCTTATCATAATAGACATATATGGAACTCGAAAAACCAAGGGGACATTCAGTAAGCACATATCATAACAATGAAGCACAACAACTTCCACATCCATAAACAACATGAGAAGCCCAAAGACCCAATACaagccaaaagaaaaaatgaaacaaaacaaaagaaactagagttcaaacaaacaaagcaaaaaaaacccaaaaagagAGCTTGGGAGAGGCCCAAGCCCAACCTCATTGGGCCAGGAGGTATAGACCCAGACTCTTGCCCAAAGGCCCAGTCCCAGCCATCTCCCAGACCCGCTTCTGCTAGGCAGCGCCGTCAAGCTCCAGCACGGCTCCAACTTCATTCGTCGCTGACCCGACCTTACTTTGGCAACGGATCTGACGAGCACAACACCTCCAAGAGCCCTTAATCGCCGAATCAGAGAGAACGATCAAGAAAAATACTCGCCTCATGTAAGCAAGCAAAGTCGACATTCTCAAGCCTAGATCAATTCGAGGTCAACCCCTCTGGGCACCTTTATACATAGTAGTTTTTCCAAATCCCTGCGTGCTGCCATGAACCGCACCTTTAAAAGAGTTGCGCTGCCACCAGAATAACTTAGCCAACATAGCATGGCTCCGTCAAGATGCCTAGAGCACCCTTTCCCCTGCAGACAATACCTTCTATCTAAGAGGGATGACacaacagaattgaaaaggagCAATCAAGGACAACGCCACAAGGTGGCGGCCTAAATTCAACCTAGATGGGCTAGGTTTCCGAGCAACCAAAGGCGGCGCTCCTATAACAAATGTTAAGTATGAAGGTTACACAATATTTCTGACTACGAATTTGGCTAAATATTTACATAATAATTTACTTATATACTGTATACCAAAAAACTGAACTATGCGATCAGTCGATCACAAACTTATAAATAAAAAGTTATAACTAGTCCTCAACCAAAAAGTCAACTTAGCATCAGGTTTAATTTCCAAAATCTAGGGTAGCGAATGACTAATCTTGAAAATTAAGGAATCTAACAGCATAGATTAGCATTTTTGACAGACATGTACCACATTGTTGCTAATTGACAGTATAAATGTTAAGACAACGAAGGTTTAATCTGAATTTACAAGACTAACTTTATTGTCTAAATTGTCCAGCTTCATGTTTGTGCATAGGAAATGAGGTTAATTTGTTGCAAGAAAACAGATAACAAGCTGACTGAGAATTCACATTTATACAACGTGTCAAAAGATGCTCTTTTTTCCTTGGTAGAAATCATCTAACCAGCCTTGTATCAGCCTTATTTCACTTTCCCTTTGTTGTACCAACCATACAGGATCGCCTTTAGTTGAAAATCGTAAGTCTATGTGATGTGCACTTGataaacaacaaaaataagCAATGAACAACTTTCACTCTTTCAGCGCAAAAAAATATTGGCCAAGGTATATGAGATGTGTGACTTGTGTCACTTAAGAAAGCAAATGCAACTAGAaattgttggagaggagatatctcatatctaagaagtgacaaagaaaataaagcttataagtgggtggataataaccaattgtaccgaggtcttttgtgattaaaacccaacacatgtgaggtggttaagttgggacaatatcggtacagttggtccacgggtcacgtttgtcgctgtttaacatggtatcagagcgggtccctctccagtcgcgcctccaatctttcgtgggcccgagttgggtgccactttgtcatgccatcggaggatttccgattggatgaccactaagtgtcgttggttactggaccttagtttctttTATCCCaatatgtgggatgttaatctgtcacgtgcagacctaaaaattaggttgcacgtgagggggcgtgttggagatgagagatcccacatctaagaagtgacaaagaaaataaagcttataagtgggtggataataaccaattgtaccgaggccttttgtgattaaaacccaacacctgtgaggtggttaagttGGAACAATATCAGTACaattggtccacgggccacgtttgtcgctgtttaacagaAATATAGTTCTTTCGACATGGACTTGTAAAGAGAACTGTCAATAGTAGAAGATACCTTCTTCAATGACGAGAGCAACGATAGATTCAGATATATTCTGGATAACACTGCAATTGATATATTCAAAGCCATTAGGAGCCAGATACTGAACACTGACTACAGATTGAACCTGATAGCTATAACAGTTACCTGCCACCACTCCATGGATCCAATAAGCCATTCGAGAAGATGATGTTACTTCCAAAGTTTTTCAAAGTGGCCTTCATATCCTGTAAGTTTAACAGCCAAAAACATCAGCATATAAGCAAACCAAAAGGGAAAGAAAAACTATGCCATGATTATCTGAGCACAAGAGAACAGGGGAAATAGCCACACGTACAAAAACTATCCACACTCTTCAGACAGCAGATAAGAACTTATGCAAAAGATTAAAAAGATTAAAAACTACCTTTGAAGGTAAAATTCCAGGAACTTGAAGCAACTATCAAGTGTAAGTTAACTGTGACTTTCTATAGTTACTAATTTTGAACTGTTATTAATGGGAAACAAACTAGTTTAAAACAATAGCAGGTTGTAAATCAACGTTTCCCCTCTTAATGTTTCCATATGATATTGTTAAagattataatattttgaaagaCACTGACATAGAAGAAACACTCGAAATAATTTTGGATAGAAATTGGCCGGCCATTATGGCTCCATGTTTACCATGGACATCCAAGTTCAATAAATGAGGTTCCAAGATAACTGGATGAGGAGAAATGCATGTAAGACATGTAACAAGCACTCAGGAAGAGAAAAACAAGATCATCATGCACTGATCCTGGTATGGCAAAGATGCTGAGTATTCATAATTGAAATCTCAACAAGAAATATGCCTATTTAGTAGAAAAGATGGAACAATTACTGCATCGTTTTCTTGCATTGAGTTCCTTCCAGCACCAATCTTGAAATGAGGAGAAATTATAATCATATGTTTGAAACATGCTTCTGTCCCGGCTACTGGACATTGGCATAACCATTTCTGTGCAAGCctgtagaaagaaaaaaaattgaatgatAGAAGCAAATGCATTACATTGGTCTCGAGAATCAAGATCCTCTACAGATGATAAATTCAGTTATCAGGATAGTCATTCAATTGTTCTGTGATGGTATAACTATAGTAATGCAAATAGACCTGCCAATTCCAACCATCTGTGCCAATATCGGAAGTATCTTCCAGCTCAAAGCAGTCCGCTTTACGACTATAATTGTAGTATACAGTAATGCCTTCAAATATGCGCTCCAAAGTGCTAGTCCCATCAGGGCAACCATCAATCTTTCTGCAAACCTACAAAACAAGCCAAGTAATTACTTTTATTTGCAACAGAAGTACAAAACTGTAGCAGCAATTCCTACTAGACTAAAACGTAACACAACCGCAGAAAAGAAGACAAAATAACTATAGGCAGACTCCAACCAATACGAGAGGTTTGTTGGTCTAGCATGTGTTAACACATGCTAAACCCAAATAACTATAGGCAGACTCCAACCAATCTGCAAGATCTTCTGTCCTCTTCAATTCGCTGTTAAATGACTTTAATCAGCTGACAGCCAGTGGCTAATGAAGAATAATTGAAATACAAACAAGACCATGTCCACATTGAAAATCAAAAGCTTATGCATCATCTGGTATATCTTTCTTACCTAACAGATGGAAGGTTTTTGTCAACTCGAGCAGGTCATTTTGTTTCTGACCGATGCTCATTAACACACCCCAAGACTCTTTGATAGTGTTAAAGCAGCTGCTACTCTCACGCTGCAGATACCAAATGCAGGTGACAATATCATCTCGTAATTCCCAACCCACAAGGCACGGAAAACACAGTTAACATACCCTGAAATCATTAGAGACAATGTCATAAAACGTCTCTGTCGGCACAATATCTTCGAACTGAAGAATCGGCGCCGAAGAGGCAAGCGCACCGATCGCAATGTGGGGATACTTGAGCCTCATCCATGCTGCCAACACTGTTTACAAAATCGAAATTACAAaaacatgtgatcaaccattAGTCGCTCAAATGCAATACAACAATCAAACACAAATAGCAATT
This genomic interval from Argentina anserina chromosome 1, drPotAnse1.1, whole genome shotgun sequence contains the following:
- the LOC126801525 gene encoding LOW QUALITY PROTEIN: uncharacterized protein LOC126801525 (The sequence of the model RefSeq protein was modified relative to this genomic sequence to represent the inferred CDS: substituted 1 base at 1 genomic stop codon) codes for the protein LGKFPRSSPHNSPLSAERRQHQHKTLIQYETRYFSDTPNFQQRYLVNSEHWAGPQRQGPIFLYCGNEGDIVWFAENTSFVWELAPRFGAMVLFPEHRYYGESMPYGSVEEAXRNASTLSFLTAEQALADFAVLVTELKQNWSAEGCPVVLFGGSYGGMLAAWMRLKYPHIAIGALASSAPILQFEDIVPTETFYDIVSNDFRRESSSCFNTIKESWGVLMSIGQKQNDLLELTKTFHLFAERLMVALMGLALWSAYLKALLYTTIIVVKRTALSWKILPILAQMVGIGRLAQKWLCQCPVAGTEACFKHMIIISPHFKIGAGRNSMQENDADMKATLKNFGSNIIFSNGLLDPWSGGSVIQNISESIVALVIEEGERVL